One window of the Cryptomeria japonica chromosome 7, Sugi_1.0, whole genome shotgun sequence genome contains the following:
- the LOC131856674 gene encoding BAHD acyltransferase DCR-like, with product MAEEAAETIVKVRTMCMVKPTIPPPTQTMFLSNLDLFWIGVDKVQSLFFYKLSPLIEYPSVIQGLKKSLSSILVYFYPLAGRLITGESGRTEVDLTDGGVVFKEASASVQFEDMEKDGFRRKPFFEKLAPEVDLSTNENHSKPLLSIQVTAFEGSGICIGTTVHHVVADGNSFHYFMKSWAECSRGHPIAKPPQHDRTSQHKNTSGFENEVKTEDPLQKRSDLIYSTFCFTEEIIQELKQQSRASSSFVAVAAQFWRCVIRAREIPQEEAVFFGLLADCRRRVKPPLLPTYFGNCVSPGSAQTRAHTLINADISFAADVIQQLISSYTEEAHINHLIDWVESCNRHLLREAGWKYGTGAVSSPRFPLYDTDHGWGKPADVQRGDDCDIGSMVLSPPKDGGKSIMVSTCLPQHQMDLLHRLLFPGTLEI from the exons ATGGCAGAGGAAGCAGCAGAAACCATTGTGAAAGTGAGGACAATGTGTATGGTAAAACCGACCATCCCACCCCCAACGCAAACAATGTTCCTCTCCAATCTTGATCTTTTTTGGATAGGCGTCGATAAAGTTCAAAGCCTTTTCTTCTACAAACTCTCTCCTTTAATCGAATACCCTTCAGTAATACAAGGTCTAAAGAAAAGCCTCTCTTCGATTCTGGTGTATTTCTATCCTCTAGCTGGTCGCCTGATAACAGGAGAATCAGGCAGAACAGAGGTTGATTTGACTGACGGAGGAGTGGTATTTAAGGAGGCCTCGGCCAGTGTACAGTTTGAAGACATGGAAAAAGACGGGTTTCGGCGTAAGCCCTTTTTCGAAAAGCTTGCCCCAGAGGTCGATCTCTCTACAAATGAAAACCATAGTAAACCGCTTCTGTCGATACAG GTCACAGCATTTGAGGGGAGCGGGATTTGCATCGGAACCACCGTTCATCACGTTGTAGCGGATGGGAATTCTTTCCACTATTTCATGAAATCGTGGGCAGAGTGTAGCAGAGGCCATCCCATTGCGAAACCTCCTCAGCACGACAGAACA TCACAGCACAAAAACACATCTGGTTTCGAGAACGAGGTAAAAACCGAAGACCCTCTTCAGAAAAGGAGCGATCTGATATACTCGACGTTTTGTTTTACGGAAGAGATAATACAAGAGCTGAAACAACAAAGCAGAGCTTCGAGCTCTTTTGTTGCAGTGGCTGCTCAGTTTTGGAGATGCGTAATTAGAGCTCGTGAGATACCGCAGGAAGAGGCCGTTTTCTTCGGATTGTTGGCTGATTGCAGGCGACGTGTTAAGCCCCCTCTTCTTCCAACTTATTTTGGAAACTGTGTCTCTCCAGGTTCGGCGCAGACTAGAGCCCACACGCTCATCAATGCCGACATCTCATTTGCTGCGGATGTTATCCAGCAACTCATTAGTTCCTACACCGAGGAAGCCCATATCAATCATCTGATTGACTGGGTTGAATCCTGTAACAGACATCTTTTGAGAGAAGCCGGTTGGAAATACGGAACGGGGGCCGTGAGCTCTCCAAGGTTTCCATTGTACGACACGGACCATGGATGGGGGAAGCCTGCGGATGTGCAGAGAGGAGACGATTGTGATATTGGAAGCATGGTTTTGTCACCTCCAAAAGATGGAGGAAAAAGCATCATGGTCTCGACCTGCCTTCCTCAACACCAGATGGACCTCTTACATCGCCTTCTGTTTCCAGGTACACTGGAAATTTAA